One window of Nocardioides dongkuii genomic DNA carries:
- a CDS encoding LLM class flavin-dependent oxidoreductase: MRVGLTLLTDQPWAEAAPRWRATEELGFDHAWTYDHLTWGGLPDSPWAGATPVLGAAAAITSRIGLGTLVSAPNFRHPYQLFRDAQALEDVSGGRFLLGVGTGGDLDSRLLGTDEMGVRDRVDRFQEFVGVLRALRDGDHVTTEGRWFSTADARTLPGLGRTPYLVAANGPRSLRFAARHGDGWVTTGPYAAASFAAWAAGLAESVETFETALADAGRNPATVPRYVLTDDTPQPSRPGRFALSSVGFFEEVAGRVGELGFTDLVTHWPRAEAPYAGDVAVLEAVAADVLPRLQG; the protein is encoded by the coding sequence ATGCGCGTCGGACTCACCCTGCTCACCGACCAGCCCTGGGCCGAGGCCGCGCCGCGGTGGCGGGCCACCGAGGAGCTGGGGTTCGACCACGCCTGGACCTACGACCACCTCACCTGGGGCGGGCTGCCGGACTCGCCGTGGGCCGGCGCGACGCCGGTCCTCGGCGCGGCCGCGGCGATCACGTCGCGGATCGGCCTCGGGACCCTGGTCTCGGCGCCGAACTTCCGGCACCCCTACCAGCTGTTCCGTGACGCGCAGGCGCTCGAGGACGTCTCCGGCGGGCGGTTCCTGCTCGGCGTCGGCACCGGCGGCGACCTCGACTCCCGCCTGCTGGGCACCGACGAGATGGGCGTCCGGGACCGAGTGGACCGGTTCCAGGAGTTCGTCGGGGTGCTCCGGGCGCTGCGCGACGGCGACCACGTGACCACCGAGGGTCGCTGGTTCTCCACCGCCGACGCCCGGACCCTCCCGGGGCTCGGGCGCACGCCGTACCTCGTCGCGGCCAACGGCCCCCGCTCGCTGCGGTTCGCCGCCCGGCACGGCGACGGCTGGGTGACCACCGGGCCGTACGCCGCCGCGTCGTTCGCGGCGTGGGCCGCCGGGCTCGCGGAGTCGGTGGAGACCTTCGAGACCGCGCTCGCCGACGCGGGGCGCAACCCCGCGACCGTGCCGCGCTACGTGCTCACCGACGACACGCCGCAGCCGTCGCGCCCGGGCCGCTTCGCGCTCTCGAGCGTCGGGTTCTTCGAGGAGGTCGCGGGGCGGGTCGGCGAGCTCGGGTTCACCGACCTGGTGACGCACTGGCCGCGCGCGGAGGCGCCGTACGCCGGGGACGTCGCGGTGCTCGAGGCCGTCGCGGCCGACGTGCTGCCGCGGCTGCAGGGGTAG
- a CDS encoding dihydrodipicolinate reductase has protein sequence MTRPLRVIQWTTGNIGRRSLHAILARPDLELVGVYAHGADKVGRDAAELCGWPEPTGVTATSDVAALLALGADACCYNPLWPDLDELCALLEAGVNVCTSAAWITGGKQSPEDLDRVRAACERGGATIFGSGAHPGMTNLVGMVLSGSCERVDEIRITESVDCSTYESAGTQTAMGFSQRPDTPGLAESVRRESEVFAESAAMMADALGVTLDRMTFDVTFTEATGDTDLGFMTIPAGTVGGVMGYHRGWVGDRNVVSVGFNWTMGDHVVPPKPLAHGHVIQVFGLPNMRTVIHCLPPADWTEEGFMGLGMIYTAMPVTNAVPYVVAAPPGIVTLKDLPPVTGRLAL, from the coding sequence ATGACCCGACCCCTGCGCGTGATCCAGTGGACGACCGGCAACATCGGGCGACGCTCGCTGCACGCGATCCTCGCCCGTCCCGACCTCGAGCTCGTCGGCGTCTACGCCCACGGCGCGGACAAGGTCGGCCGCGACGCCGCCGAGCTGTGCGGCTGGCCGGAGCCGACGGGGGTCACGGCGACCTCCGACGTCGCCGCGCTGCTCGCCCTCGGCGCCGACGCCTGCTGCTACAACCCGCTCTGGCCCGACCTCGACGAGCTCTGCGCGCTGCTCGAGGCCGGGGTGAACGTCTGCACGAGCGCCGCGTGGATCACCGGCGGCAAGCAGTCGCCCGAGGACCTCGACCGGGTGCGCGCCGCGTGCGAGCGGGGCGGGGCGACGATCTTCGGCAGCGGCGCCCACCCCGGGATGACGAACCTGGTCGGCATGGTGCTCAGCGGCTCCTGCGAGCGGGTCGACGAGATCCGGATCACCGAGTCGGTCGACTGCTCGACGTACGAGTCGGCGGGCACCCAGACCGCGATGGGGTTCTCGCAGCGGCCGGACACCCCCGGCCTCGCCGAGAGCGTGCGCCGGGAGTCGGAGGTGTTCGCCGAGTCGGCGGCGATGATGGCCGACGCGCTCGGGGTGACCCTGGACCGGATGACCTTCGACGTGACCTTCACCGAGGCCACCGGCGACACCGACCTGGGCTTCATGACGATCCCGGCCGGCACGGTCGGCGGCGTGATGGGCTACCACCGCGGCTGGGTGGGCGACCGCAACGTGGTCAGCGTCGGGTTCAACTGGACCATGGGCGACCACGTCGTACCGCCCAAGCCGCTCGCGCACGGGCACGTGATCCAGGTCTTCGGGCTCCCCAACATGCGCACGGTCATCCACTGCCTGCCCCCGGCGGACTGGACCGAGGAGGGCTTCATGGGGCTCGGGATGATCTACACGGCGATGCCGGTCACCAACGCGGTGCCGTACGTCGTGGCCGCGCCGCCCGGCATCGTGACGCTGAAGGACCTGCCGCCGGTCACCGGACGCCTCGCGCTGTAG
- a CDS encoding glutathione peroxidase — MSILDAPIARLDGTPATLREITGGRPALVVNVASKCGLTPQYAGLEQLHEKYAEAGFTVVGVPCNQFLGQEPGSSEEIAEFCSATYGVTFPMTEKVEVNGEGRHELYRGLVDVPNEKGETGDVQWNFEKFLLASDGTVVARFSPGVEPTDPTLVDAVRSLTTP, encoded by the coding sequence ATGAGCATCCTCGACGCCCCGATCGCCCGCCTCGACGGCACGCCGGCCACCCTCCGCGAGATCACCGGCGGCCGGCCGGCCCTGGTGGTCAACGTCGCCAGCAAGTGCGGCCTCACCCCCCAGTACGCCGGGCTGGAGCAGCTCCACGAGAAGTACGCCGAGGCGGGGTTCACCGTCGTCGGCGTGCCGTGCAACCAGTTCCTGGGCCAGGAGCCGGGCAGCTCCGAGGAGATCGCCGAGTTCTGCTCCGCGACGTACGGCGTCACCTTCCCCATGACCGAGAAGGTCGAGGTGAACGGCGAGGGCCGCCACGAGCTCTACCGCGGCCTGGTCGACGTCCCGAACGAGAAGGGCGAGACCGGCGACGTCCAGTGGAACTTCGAGAAGTTCCTGCTCGCCTCCGACGGCACCGTCGTCGCCCGGTTCAGCCCCGGCGTCGAGCCCACCGACCCCACCCTCGTCGACGCGGTCCGCTCGCTGACCACCCCCTGA
- a CDS encoding SWIM zinc finger family protein, giving the protein MTAAAPRHHARLPPRRSAPRARSWWGKAWARAVEESAYAQEDLLAGRKLARAGRVGQITVDVGGYHAAVEDDHGMWTVAGVLPVLDPGAREALVETVAAEAGRIAALLAGDLPHTLVEHAEEAGVELLPYGGELGSACTCEAWTDPCRHALAVLQQLAWLVDDDPFVLLHLRGLPREELLARLHERAEATPAPRPGVDPGVGPEEIDVESGLEAALRAARVLAALEEGHPVDHLF; this is encoded by the coding sequence GTGACGGCGGCGGCGCCGCGTCACCACGCCCGGCTGCCGCCGCGGCGCTCGGCCCCCCGCGCCCGGAGCTGGTGGGGCAAGGCCTGGGCGCGGGCGGTCGAGGAGTCGGCGTACGCCCAGGAGGACCTGCTCGCCGGGCGCAAGCTGGCCCGTGCCGGGCGGGTCGGCCAGATCACCGTCGACGTCGGCGGCTACCACGCCGCCGTCGAGGACGACCACGGCATGTGGACGGTGGCCGGCGTGCTGCCGGTCCTCGACCCCGGGGCGCGCGAGGCCCTCGTGGAGACGGTCGCGGCCGAGGCCGGCCGGATTGCCGCGCTGCTCGCCGGCGACCTCCCGCACACCCTCGTCGAGCACGCCGAGGAGGCGGGCGTCGAGCTGCTGCCGTACGGCGGGGAGCTCGGCTCGGCCTGCACGTGCGAGGCCTGGACCGACCCCTGCCGCCACGCGCTCGCCGTCCTCCAGCAGCTGGCCTGGCTCGTCGACGACGACCCGTTCGTGCTGCTCCACCTGCGCGGCCTGCCGCGCGAGGAGCTGCTGGCCCGGCTGCACGAGCGGGCGGAGGCCACCCCGGCCCCGCGCCCCGGAGTGGATCCCGGCGTGGGTCCCGAGGAGATCGACGTGGAGAGCGGGCTGGAGGCCGCGCTGCGCGCGGCGCGCGTCCTGGCGGCGCTCGAGGAGGGGCACCCGGTCGACCACCTGTTCTAG
- a CDS encoding M14 family zinc carboxypeptidase: MSHPLRRRRWAARGLALTCSVALVSAALAVAESPSVTAAPGNPGVVLDRHSDEEAMVVEVLLADTAEMDRLVATGVDLEHGVEQTDAGITVRAVVTDSEIEALTEAGYEFGEVLFTSEDSARALAEREWTIAADKAENRKAARGATVGIRPLPGSTPADQSDVRIIRADYYTSFGTGVLSVEAKWVNGQTATTPLTVERDSGPGTALGSGGTQTINRFVDAGVYMYHLGASNVDVDVRGDAVRPDLVKITSPSGDIAIVKVNDWLPTGTEQDPFKGAGYQEDFISKYLVPTELYGRINQLASTYPNLAEVVELPNKSGGYRRKAQAMLEETNRLVTTINGRSVEIPYAAATSGAFGALAPTETTTPAAVPVRRVSAAANAAWPAATPSMGCGTMTGLTGAIAVIDRGECSLADKVQNAQSAGAVAVALVNATTGLATAPSGSATPTGSTTPVTIPTVGISLQDATKIRNGGTTVTGRLDPAPAVANSSRVGIESLAWGHEGGNDLTAQIVNPGTPNAPLTVTVDGAKVTVSAATDAAGAITTTAAQVVEAIKGNAAASALVDAYTYRTETGTGVVSATPVIALSDNLNAPAWVSRDPHPVYALKIGKTRDGSKPGVLAYAQEHAREWVPPLVTVEVAERLLRNYATHEPTRELVDNLEIWIAPSINPDGGHYSFFDFASQRRNLTRHCAKGGNYDATARNSWGVDLNRNHTEYSAHDGYSGASTTSCTSDTYAGPSELSEPEAQNVDWMMARPNMRYSMNMHSSGDYFMWAPGAYKAEGRVTSPRPTVGEEAYFWQASERILTAIKRERGMAVTPARTGPISDVLYSAAGNSGDLAWYKYGLYGWSFEVGRTFQPPFEPLVPTGPGAHPESQEYANGIIELLRVARAEDIDVTGPESKLEFIETSDPNFVEFVFETDEAAEIYYTTDGSAPTTANAQQWKTAGDREGGERIRVPIGTKIFWYAVDSVDNVERGYDPTDAKDQRYRKAIADPEWEPEMAEPKVELSVSPTSLKQGHTATATVSVTATNEFGSAPTGTVTLKAGGDTVGTIDLGPDGKGTGPVGPFTKVGSVPVTATYSGDDLTAEGTSSEVVVKVSAANTAKVKSKVAVLKVAPGKITPGTRARLTIQVTAAAAVSGKVVVRSGGEVLAKGKVNAKGRIVLKLDTLGKPGKKTLKVRYAGNAKVKASTTRQVVRVVR; this comes from the coding sequence ATGTCCCATCCCCTCCGACGGCGCCGCTGGGCGGCGCGCGGACTCGCGCTGACCTGCTCGGTCGCGCTGGTCTCGGCCGCCTTGGCGGTAGCCGAGAGTCCTAGCGTCACCGCCGCCCCGGGCAACCCCGGCGTCGTGCTCGACCGTCACTCCGACGAGGAGGCGATGGTCGTCGAGGTCCTGCTCGCCGACACCGCCGAGATGGACCGCCTGGTCGCGACCGGCGTCGACCTCGAGCACGGTGTCGAGCAGACCGACGCCGGCATCACCGTCCGCGCCGTCGTCACCGACAGCGAGATCGAGGCGCTCACCGAGGCCGGCTACGAGTTCGGTGAGGTGCTCTTCACCTCCGAGGACTCCGCCCGGGCCCTCGCCGAGCGCGAGTGGACCATCGCGGCCGACAAGGCCGAGAACCGCAAGGCCGCCCGCGGCGCCACGGTGGGCATCCGCCCGCTGCCCGGCTCCACCCCCGCGGACCAGTCCGACGTCCGGATCATCCGCGCGGACTACTACACCAGCTTCGGCACCGGCGTGCTCTCCGTCGAGGCCAAGTGGGTCAACGGCCAGACCGCGACCACCCCGCTGACCGTGGAGCGCGACAGCGGTCCCGGCACCGCGCTGGGCTCCGGCGGCACCCAGACCATCAACCGGTTCGTCGACGCCGGCGTGTACATGTACCACCTCGGCGCGAGCAACGTGGACGTCGACGTGCGCGGCGACGCCGTCCGCCCCGACCTGGTGAAGATCACCAGCCCCAGCGGCGACATCGCGATCGTCAAGGTCAACGACTGGCTGCCGACCGGCACGGAGCAGGACCCGTTCAAGGGCGCCGGCTACCAGGAGGACTTCATCTCGAAGTACCTCGTGCCCACCGAGCTCTACGGCCGCATCAACCAGCTCGCGTCGACGTACCCGAACCTGGCCGAGGTCGTCGAGCTCCCGAACAAGTCCGGCGGCTACCGCCGCAAGGCGCAGGCGATGCTGGAGGAGACCAACCGGCTCGTCACCACCATCAACGGCCGCAGCGTCGAGATCCCGTACGCCGCCGCCACCAGCGGCGCGTTCGGTGCCCTGGCGCCGACCGAGACGACCACGCCCGCCGCGGTGCCGGTGCGTCGCGTGAGCGCCGCCGCCAACGCCGCCTGGCCCGCCGCCACGCCCAGCATGGGCTGCGGCACGATGACCGGGCTCACCGGCGCGATCGCCGTGATCGACCGCGGTGAGTGCAGCCTGGCCGACAAGGTCCAGAACGCCCAGAGCGCCGGCGCGGTCGCGGTCGCGCTCGTCAACGCCACGACCGGCCTGGCCACGGCCCCCAGCGGCAGCGCCACGCCGACCGGGTCCACCACCCCGGTGACCATCCCGACCGTCGGCATCTCGCTCCAGGACGCCACCAAGATCCGCAACGGCGGCACCACCGTCACCGGCCGGCTCGACCCGGCCCCCGCGGTCGCCAACAGCTCCCGCGTGGGCATCGAGTCCCTCGCGTGGGGCCACGAGGGCGGCAACGACCTCACCGCCCAGATCGTCAACCCGGGCACGCCGAACGCCCCGCTGACCGTCACCGTCGACGGCGCCAAGGTGACCGTCTCGGCCGCCACCGACGCCGCCGGCGCGATCACCACCACCGCCGCTCAGGTGGTGGAGGCGATCAAGGGGAACGCCGCGGCCTCGGCCCTGGTCGACGCCTACACCTACCGCACGGAGACCGGGACCGGCGTCGTCAGCGCCACCCCGGTGATCGCCCTGAGCGACAACCTCAACGCGCCGGCCTGGGTCTCCCGTGACCCGCACCCGGTCTACGCACTGAAGATCGGCAAGACCCGCGACGGCTCCAAGCCCGGCGTCCTCGCCTACGCCCAGGAGCACGCCCGTGAGTGGGTGCCGCCGCTGGTCACCGTGGAGGTCGCGGAGCGCCTGCTGCGCAACTACGCCACGCACGAGCCGACCCGCGAGCTGGTCGACAACCTGGAGATCTGGATCGCGCCGTCGATCAACCCCGACGGTGGCCACTACTCCTTCTTCGACTTCGCCTCGCAGCGTCGCAACCTGACCCGCCACTGCGCGAAGGGTGGCAACTACGACGCCACCGCTCGCAACAGCTGGGGTGTCGACCTGAACCGCAACCACACCGAGTACAGCGCGCACGACGGCTACTCCGGTGCCTCGACGACCAGCTGCACCAGCGACACGTACGCCGGCCCCTCGGAGCTCTCGGAGCCCGAGGCGCAGAACGTCGACTGGATGATGGCGCGGCCGAACATGCGCTACTCGATGAACATGCACTCCTCGGGTGACTACTTCATGTGGGCGCCCGGTGCGTACAAGGCCGAGGGCCGAGTCACCTCGCCCCGCCCGACCGTCGGCGAGGAGGCCTACTTCTGGCAGGCCTCCGAGCGGATCCTGACCGCGATCAAGCGGGAGCGCGGCATGGCCGTGACCCCGGCGCGCACCGGCCCGATCAGCGACGTGCTCTACTCGGCGGCCGGCAACTCCGGTGACCTCGCCTGGTACAAGTACGGCCTCTACGGCTGGAGCTTCGAGGTCGGCCGCACCTTCCAGCCGCCCTTCGAGCCGCTGGTTCCGACCGGCCCCGGCGCACACCCGGAGTCGCAGGAGTACGCCAACGGCATCATCGAGCTGCTCCGGGTCGCCCGGGCCGAGGACATCGACGTCACCGGTCCCGAGTCGAAGCTGGAGTTCATCGAGACCTCCGACCCGAACTTCGTGGAGTTCGTCTTCGAGACCGACGAGGCGGCGGAGATCTACTACACCACCGACGGGTCGGCCCCGACCACGGCGAACGCCCAGCAGTGGAAGACCGCTGGTGACCGCGAGGGCGGCGAGCGGATCCGCGTGCCGATCGGCACCAAGATCTTCTGGTACGCCGTCGACTCGGTCGACAACGTCGAGCGGGGCTACGACCCGACCGACGCCAAGGACCAGCGCTACCGCAAGGCGATCGCCGACCCCGAGTGGGAGCCGGAGATGGCCGAGCCGAAGGTCGAGCTCAGCGTCTCGCCCACCAGCCTCAAGCAGGGCCACACGGCCACGGCCACCGTCTCGGTGACCGCGACCAACGAGTTCGGCAGCGCCCCCACGGGCACGGTCACGCTCAAGGCCGGCGGCGACACGGTCGGCACCATCGACCTGGGTCCCGACGGCAAGGGCACCGGCCCGGTCGGCCCGTTCACCAAGGTCGGCTCGGTCCCCGTGACCGCGACGTACTCCGGTGACGACCTGACCGCCGAGGGCACCTCCTCGGAGGTCGTGGTCAAGGTCTCGGCCGCGAACACGGCCAAGGTCAAGTCCAAGGTCGCCGTCCTCAAGGTTGCCCCCGGCAAGATCACCCCCGGCACCCGGGCGCGTCTGACCATCCAGGTCACCGCCGCCGCCGCGGTGAGCGGCAAGGTCGTCGTCCGCTCGGGCGGCGAGGTCCTCGCCAAGGGCAAGGTCAACGCCAAGGGCCGGATCGTGCTCAAGCTGGACACGCTCGGCAAGCCGGGCAAGAAGACCCTCAAGGTCCGGTACGCCGGCAACGCGAAGGTCAAGGCGTCCACCACCCGCCAGGTGGTGCGCGTGGTCCGCTGA
- a CDS encoding DEAD/DEAH box helicase has product MSFVPVSGPATFRAAEPPRESTVEFTDGRRTVVLPIRAALPVLTKAQAREDTHPSVSLLAGAALLGLRLVAGGKFEPAPTAVPSWRVAPLDADDRERVTLLAGSRGAVGLAPAEAAELVRGVLAAVVDAVPRTAPAAARPEPAPDFRARLRRRIEQHREEPPDQRPQLVSVSLRVEADEEELVADAVRLVLQVHDEQNPLHVADAAVLWAETGADADHGFGDRARTHATIALRAAAEAWPVLDRMLELRVPDQITLDGDELASLLEDGVGALRDRGVDVLWPRSLGRDLTTRAVLDRAPAGPREAPLQTGMFGPADVFAFNWQVALHGDPLTDEEMDQLASAASPLLKLRGSWAVIDPAVARRARKRLVRRVGAGEAVAATLTGTALLAPPGQEAEEAEVVVGASLLQLRERILAAGHGDPVEVPARLRATLRDYQRQGLTWLAELTGLGLGACLADDMGLGKTVTLIALHLHRVQAGSTDGSRAVGPTLVVCPASLLGNWEAEIERFAPGTPVRRFHGGQRSLEGLDGSGTLEGLDGGGPGFVLTTYGTMRVSHEELARVSWDLVVADEAQHIKNARSSTARALRAIPSAARVALTGTPVENDLSELWAILDWATPGLLGSRNAFRKVWAAPIESGLEPTKAKQFAELVEPFLLRRRKSDPGIAPELPAKTETDHPLRLTREQTVLYEAFVRDTMERIERADEDARRGLVLALLTGLKQICNHPAHFLKQSGAVRLGGRSEKLDLLDELLATAISEDGAVLVFTQYVAMARLLESHLDRSGVPHQLLHGGTPVREREAMVRRFQAGEKPVFLLSLKAGGTGLNLTRADHVVHVDRWWNPAVEEQATDRAYRIGQTKPVQVHRMITRGTIEERIAELLRRKRALADAVLGRGEAALTELSNEDLRDLVTLRAP; this is encoded by the coding sequence GTGAGCTTCGTCCCCGTCTCCGGCCCGGCGACCTTCCGCGCCGCGGAGCCGCCGCGGGAGAGCACGGTCGAGTTCACCGACGGGCGCCGCACGGTCGTGCTGCCCATCCGCGCGGCGCTGCCGGTGCTCACCAAGGCGCAGGCGCGTGAGGACACCCACCCCTCGGTCTCGCTGCTCGCCGGGGCCGCGCTGCTCGGGCTGCGGCTGGTCGCCGGAGGCAAGTTCGAGCCCGCGCCGACCGCCGTGCCGAGCTGGCGGGTGGCCCCCCTGGACGCCGACGACCGCGAGCGGGTGACGCTGCTCGCCGGCAGCCGCGGCGCGGTGGGCCTGGCGCCGGCCGAGGCCGCCGAGCTGGTCCGCGGCGTGCTGGCCGCCGTGGTCGACGCCGTCCCGCGCACCGCCCCGGCGGCGGCCCGCCCCGAGCCCGCGCCCGACTTCCGGGCCCGGCTCCGGCGCCGGATCGAGCAGCACCGCGAGGAGCCGCCCGACCAGCGGCCCCAGCTGGTGTCGGTGTCGCTGCGGGTCGAGGCCGACGAGGAGGAGCTGGTCGCGGACGCGGTCCGGCTGGTGCTGCAGGTCCACGACGAGCAGAACCCGCTCCACGTCGCCGACGCCGCCGTGCTCTGGGCCGAGACGGGGGCGGACGCCGACCACGGGTTCGGCGACCGGGCCCGCACCCACGCCACGATCGCGCTGCGGGCGGCGGCGGAGGCCTGGCCGGTGCTCGACCGGATGCTCGAGCTGCGGGTGCCCGACCAGATCACCCTCGACGGCGACGAGCTGGCCAGCCTGCTCGAGGACGGCGTGGGCGCGCTCCGCGACCGGGGTGTCGACGTGCTGTGGCCGCGCTCCCTCGGCCGCGACCTGACCACCCGTGCCGTGCTCGACCGCGCGCCCGCCGGCCCGCGCGAGGCGCCGCTGCAGACCGGGATGTTCGGTCCCGCCGACGTCTTCGCCTTCAACTGGCAGGTCGCGCTGCACGGCGACCCGCTCACCGACGAGGAGATGGACCAGCTCGCCTCGGCCGCCTCGCCGCTGCTCAAGCTGCGCGGCAGCTGGGCGGTCATCGACCCCGCGGTCGCCCGCCGGGCCCGCAAGCGGCTGGTACGCCGGGTCGGCGCGGGCGAGGCGGTCGCCGCCACCCTCACCGGCACCGCGCTGCTCGCCCCTCCCGGCCAGGAGGCCGAGGAGGCGGAGGTCGTCGTCGGCGCGTCCCTGCTCCAGCTCCGTGAGCGGATCCTGGCCGCCGGTCACGGCGACCCCGTCGAGGTCCCGGCGCGCCTGCGCGCGACGCTGCGCGACTACCAGCGCCAGGGGCTCACCTGGCTGGCCGAGCTCACCGGCCTCGGCCTCGGTGCCTGCCTGGCCGACGACATGGGGCTGGGCAAGACCGTCACGCTGATCGCGCTGCACCTGCACCGGGTCCAGGCGGGCTCGACCGACGGCAGCCGCGCGGTCGGACCCACGCTGGTGGTCTGCCCGGCGAGCCTGCTCGGCAACTGGGAGGCCGAGATCGAGCGGTTCGCCCCGGGCACGCCGGTCCGCCGGTTCCACGGCGGGCAGCGCTCGCTGGAGGGTCTCGACGGCAGCGGCACCCTCGAGGGGTTGGACGGCGGCGGTCCGGGCTTCGTGCTCACCACCTACGGCACCATGCGCGTCTCCCACGAGGAGCTGGCCCGGGTCTCGTGGGACCTCGTGGTCGCCGACGAGGCCCAGCACATCAAGAACGCCCGGTCCTCGACCGCCCGCGCGCTGCGGGCGATCCCGAGCGCGGCGCGGGTCGCGCTCACCGGCACCCCGGTCGAGAACGACCTCAGCGAGCTCTGGGCGATCCTCGACTGGGCCACGCCCGGCCTGCTCGGCAGCCGCAACGCCTTCCGCAAGGTCTGGGCCGCGCCGATCGAGTCCGGGCTCGAGCCGACCAAGGCCAAGCAGTTCGCCGAGCTCGTCGAGCCGTTCCTGCTGCGCCGCCGCAAGTCCGACCCCGGCATCGCGCCCGAGCTGCCCGCCAAGACCGAGACCGACCACCCGCTGCGGCTCACCCGCGAGCAGACCGTGCTCTACGAGGCGTTCGTGCGCGACACCATGGAGCGGATCGAGCGCGCCGACGAGGACGCCCGCCGCGGCCTGGTGCTCGCGCTGCTCACCGGGCTCAAGCAGATCTGCAACCACCCGGCGCACTTCCTCAAGCAGTCCGGCGCGGTGCGGCTGGGCGGCCGCAGCGAGAAGCTCGACCTGCTCGACGAGCTGCTCGCCACCGCGATCTCCGAGGACGGCGCGGTGCTCGTCTTCACCCAGTACGTCGCGATGGCGCGGCTGCTGGAGTCCCACCTCGACCGCTCCGGCGTACCTCACCAGTTGCTGCACGGCGGCACGCCGGTGCGCGAGCGGGAGGCGATGGTGCGGCGGTTCCAGGCGGGGGAGAAGCCGGTGTTCCTGCTCTCACTCAAGGCCGGCGGCACCGGCCTCAACCTCACCCGCGCCGACCACGTCGTCCACGTCGACCGCTGGTGGAACCCCGCCGTCGAGGAGCAGGCGACCGACCGCGCCTACCGGATCGGCCAGACCAAGCCGGTGCAGGTGCACCGGATGATCACCCGCGGCACCATCGAGGAGCGGATCGCCGAGCTGCTGCGCCGCAAGCGGGCGCTCGCCGACGCGGTCCTCGGCCGCGGCGAGGCGGCGCTCACCGAGCTCAGCAACGAGGACCTGCGCGACCTGGTCACCCTGCGGGCGCCGTGA
- a CDS encoding DHA2 family efflux MFS transporter permease subunit: MTSAPETERPEPPVPDKLDRHTLLVAGVVVLGAIMSILDITVVSVALRTFEREFDASTAQVAWTMTAYTLALASVIPLTGWASDRFGTKRLYLAAIVLFAAGSALCAVATSLEMLVAFRVLQGFGGGMLVPLGMTILTRAAGPERIGRVMAVMGIPMLLGPIAGPILGGALIDNASWHWIFLINVPIGALALVYSYKVLPSDDPTPSESFDWLGMILLSPGLALFLYGISSIPETGTIAATKVLLPALVGLALIAAFVPWALSRRNIHPLVDLRLFANRTLTFAVIAMTLFAIAFFGASLLFPQYYQGVRGESAMMAGLLLAPQGIGAMITMPIAGVLSDKIGPGKIVMAGVAVLTIGLGLYATLDDSTSYWFLGLALFIQGLGMGATMMPIMSAALQTLRAHTIARGSTLMNIIQQVAASIGTAIFSVLLTNGVKNDIGPADPVGDLAGVFSSVFWVGTLMVLLVLIPAFFLPRKKAEHDIDPTLLAGH, translated from the coding sequence GTGACTAGTGCTCCCGAGACCGAACGCCCCGAACCGCCCGTCCCCGACAAGCTCGACCGGCACACCCTGCTGGTCGCCGGCGTGGTGGTGCTCGGCGCGATCATGTCGATCCTCGACATCACGGTGGTCTCGGTCGCCCTGAGGACCTTCGAGCGCGAGTTCGACGCGTCGACGGCCCAGGTCGCCTGGACGATGACCGCCTACACGCTCGCCCTGGCGAGCGTGATCCCGCTGACCGGCTGGGCCTCCGACCGCTTCGGCACCAAGCGGCTCTACCTCGCGGCCATCGTGCTCTTCGCCGCGGGCTCGGCGCTGTGTGCCGTGGCCACCTCGCTGGAGATGCTGGTCGCCTTCCGCGTGCTCCAGGGCTTCGGCGGCGGCATGCTGGTGCCGCTCGGCATGACGATCCTGACCCGGGCCGCCGGCCCGGAGCGGATCGGCCGCGTGATGGCCGTGATGGGCATCCCGATGCTGCTCGGCCCGATCGCCGGCCCGATCCTCGGTGGCGCCCTGATCGACAACGCCTCGTGGCACTGGATCTTCCTGATCAACGTCCCGATCGGCGCGCTCGCCCTCGTCTACTCCTACAAGGTCCTGCCCTCCGACGACCCGACCCCCTCGGAGTCCTTCGACTGGCTCGGCATGATCCTGCTCTCCCCCGGCCTCGCGCTGTTCCTGTACGGCATCTCCTCGATCCCCGAGACCGGCACCATCGCGGCCACCAAGGTGCTGCTGCCCGCGCTCGTCGGCCTGGCCCTGATCGCCGCGTTCGTGCCGTGGGCGCTGAGCCGGCGCAACATCCACCCGCTGGTCGACCTGCGCCTCTTCGCCAACCGCACCCTGACCTTCGCGGTCATCGCGATGACGCTGTTCGCGATCGCGTTCTTCGGCGCCAGCCTGCTGTTCCCGCAGTACTACCAGGGCGTGCGCGGCGAGTCCGCGATGATGGCCGGCCTGCTGCTCGCCCCGCAGGGCATCGGCGCGATGATCACCATGCCGATCGCCGGCGTGCTCAGCGACAAGATCGGCCCCGGCAAGATCGTGATGGCCGGCGTCGCCGTCCTCACCATCGGGCTGGGCCTCTACGCCACCCTCGACGACAGCACGTCGTACTGGTTCCTCGGCCTCGCGCTGTTCATCCAGGGCCTCGGCATGGGCGCCACGATGATGCCGATCATGTCGGCCGCGCTGCAGACGCTGCGCGCGCACACCATCGCCCGCGGCTCGACGCTGATGAACATCATCCAGCAGGTCGCGGCCTCGATCGGCACCGCGATCTTCTCGGTGCTGCTCACCAACGGCGTCAAGAACGACATCGGCCCGGCCGACCCCGTCGGCGACCTGGCCGGCGTGTTCAGCAGCGTCTTCTGGGTCGGCACCCTGATGGTGCTGCTCGTGCTGATCCCGGCGTTCTTCCTGCCCCGCAAGAAGGCCGAGCACGACATCGACCCGACCCTGCTCGCCGGTCACTGA